The sequence CCAGCTCTTCTTGATGGCCTGGAAGAGCACCAGCGGGTTGCGCGAGCGGTTGCGCAGCTCGTTCTTCGCCAGGTTCGAGGCGATGGTGTAGATCCAGGTGGAGAACTTCTTGGTCTGGTCGAACCGGTGCAGGTGCCGGTAGACGCGGATGAAGGTCTCCTGCACCAGGTCCTCGGCCCGCTCACGGTCGCCCGTGGTGCGGTACACGAAGTTCAGCAGACGCGTCTGGTACCGCTCCACCAGCTCGTTGAACGCGCGCTTCTCGCCCGCGAGGAACTGCGCCACCACTCCGCTGTCGTCGAGCTCCTTGAGCAGGACGCGCGTGGAACGGGGTTCGTCCGCACTCACCGGGCGAAGGGCAAACGACTCCGACATGCGAACCCCCTTTGAAGAACTGTCCGTAGCTCCGACGCGGCCGGCCGGGACGGCCGGACCGCGGTCACCCTCCTGAAGCGCAGTATCCATACCCCGCCCCTCCCTCCCCGCAAACCGCGCTCCCCCAACAACTTACCGGCACCACCCCCGCACCCCGCCCTGTCCACCCGTCCTCGGTTGAGGACGCCTCCCGCCGGAAAAGGACACTCCCGGACGGGTGTTCGTTCGTGGCGCGCCGAACGGCCCTCCTTCCATCCGGACGCCCGAACCGGGCGATCCGTTACATCCCGAACACGAACCCGGCGGCGAAGAGGATGGTGCAGATGGACTTGGCATCCACGATCTCGCCGTCGCGCACCATCTCCAGGACCCGGGAGAAGGGGAGCCGCACCACTTCCATGAACTCGTCCGCGTCCCGGGAATGCGCCCCCTCCGAGAGCCCCGTGGCCAGGAAGAGGTGGATGCGCTCGTCCGTGAAGCCCGGCGTCGTGTAGATGGTGGTGAGCCGGCGCAGGGTCGCCGCGCGGAGCCCCGTCTCCTCCTCCAGCTCGCGCCTGGCGCACAGCTCCCAGTCCTCCCCCGCCTCGCTGGGCCGCCCGGCCGGCACCTCGTACACGTAGCCGTCTGTGGCGTAGCGGTACTGGCGGATCAGCACGACCTCCGGGTCCTCGTCGTCCACGCTCCCCGCGACCGGGAGGACCGCCGCGGCCCCGGAGTGCCGGATCATCTCCAGCTCGCCCGTGGAGCCGTCGGGGAAGCGCACCGTGTCCAGGTTCAGATTCACGATCCGG is a genomic window of Longimicrobiaceae bacterium containing:
- a CDS encoding sigma-70 family RNA polymerase sigma factor — translated: MSESFALRPVSADEPRSTRVLLKELDDSGVVAQFLAGEKRAFNELVERYQTRLLNFVYRTTGDRERAEDLVQETFIRVYRHLHRFDQTKKFSTWIYTIASNLAKNELRNRSRNPLVLFQAIKKSWDADDRPLEWEDNTYRPDDLFRKRHLRSMVESAVSELPEHHRTVFILREMEGKTYEEIAEITKCNLGTVKSRLNRARNSFAQIIAPMLD
- a CDS encoding NUDIX hydrolase; this encodes MSADSQAQGGAEMGCVESRPVYRGRIVNLNLDTVRFPDGSTGELEMIRHSGAAAVLPVAGSVDDEDPEVVLIRQYRYATDGYVYEVPAGRPSEAGEDWELCARRELEEETGLRAATLRRLTTIYTTPGFTDERIHLFLATGLSEGAHSRDADEFMEVVRLPFSRVLEMVRDGEIVDAKSICTILFAAGFVFGM